Proteins found in one Aneurinibacillus uraniidurans genomic segment:
- a CDS encoding dipicolinate synthase subunit B, with amino-acid sequence MDLKGKTIGFALTGSHCTFAEVMPEVQRLVDAGAEVVPVISHTVATTDTRFGNSSDWQQQLRTITGNEIISTIVAAEPLGPSKRFDVMVIAPCTGTSLSKLANAVTDGAVMMAAKATLRNLHPVVLAISTNDGLGLNGANIAKLAATKNIYLVPYGQDAPAAKPNSLVARMELIKETCEAALDGRQLQPVLVEKFRYMK; translated from the coding sequence ATGGATCTGAAGGGTAAAACAATTGGGTTTGCGCTAACTGGTTCACATTGCACATTCGCGGAAGTCATGCCAGAAGTACAGCGTCTTGTAGACGCAGGTGCCGAGGTTGTACCGGTGATTTCTCATACGGTCGCGACGACGGATACGCGTTTTGGCAATTCAAGCGACTGGCAGCAGCAGTTACGCACGATTACTGGCAATGAGATTATTTCCACAATCGTAGCCGCGGAGCCGCTTGGGCCTTCCAAACGGTTTGACGTGATGGTAATTGCACCATGCACTGGCACATCACTGAGCAAGCTGGCCAATGCGGTTACCGATGGAGCGGTCATGATGGCTGCGAAAGCGACACTGCGCAATTTGCATCCGGTTGTGCTAGCGATCTCAACGAATGACGGATTGGGCCTAAATGGTGCCAATATTGCGAAACTTGCGGCAACGAAGAATATTTACCTCGTGCCGTACGGTCAGGATGCCCCTGCCGCGAAGCCGAATTCGCTTGTTGCCCGCATGGAACTTATCAAAGAAACGTGCGAGGCAGCGCTAGATGGACGGCAGCTTCAGCCCGTACTCGTTGAGAAATTCCGTTATATGAAATAA
- a CDS encoding aspartate-semialdehyde dehydrogenase, translating into MENQKGYHVAVVGATGAVGEQMLKMLETRQFPLASLKLLASARSAGNTVQFKGQDIVIEEATPEAFEGVQIALFSAGGSVSKALAPEAAKRGAICVDNTSAFRMDPNVPLVVPEVNPDAMADHNGIIANPNCSTIQMVAAIEPLRARYGLERIIVSTYQAVSGAGAKAIQELNDQTKAIVNGEEVKKEVLPVGSLPKKHQIAFNVIPQIDTFLDNGFTNEEMKMVRETKKIFSDESIAVAATCVRIPVVKGHSESVYVELKEDFELEDVRRLLAEAPGIVLQDNPEEQDYPMPADAAGKIETFVGRLRRDLDNPRGLHMWIVSDNLLKGAAWNAVQIAEELVARNLV; encoded by the coding sequence ATGGAGAATCAAAAAGGATATCATGTAGCAGTCGTAGGCGCTACCGGCGCAGTAGGAGAGCAAATGCTTAAAATGCTAGAGACGCGGCAGTTCCCGCTCGCTTCTCTTAAATTGTTGGCTTCTGCTCGTTCAGCAGGTAACACTGTTCAATTCAAAGGACAGGACATTGTGATTGAAGAAGCAACACCAGAAGCGTTTGAAGGTGTACAGATTGCCCTGTTCAGCGCAGGTGGCAGCGTGAGTAAGGCGCTTGCTCCAGAAGCAGCAAAGCGCGGTGCCATTTGTGTAGATAACACAAGTGCATTCCGTATGGACCCGAACGTTCCGCTTGTTGTGCCGGAAGTAAACCCGGACGCAATGGCAGATCACAACGGCATCATTGCTAATCCGAACTGTTCAACGATTCAAATGGTAGCCGCTATTGAACCGCTTCGTGCTCGCTATGGACTTGAGCGTATCATTGTGTCAACGTATCAAGCTGTATCCGGTGCAGGTGCCAAAGCGATTCAGGAACTGAATGATCAGACGAAAGCCATTGTGAATGGCGAGGAAGTAAAAAAAGAAGTCCTTCCAGTAGGTTCCCTGCCGAAGAAGCACCAGATCGCATTCAATGTCATTCCACAAATTGACACGTTCCTCGATAACGGGTTTACGAATGAAGAGATGAAAATGGTGCGTGAGACAAAGAAAATCTTTAGCGATGAGTCGATTGCAGTGGCAGCAACATGCGTGCGTATTCCGGTTGTTAAAGGCCATTCTGAATCCGTCTATGTAGAACTGAAAGAAGACTTCGAACTTGAAGACGTACGTCGTCTGCTAGCGGAAGCACCGGGCATCGTGCTACAGGACAATCCGGAAGAACAAGACTATCCGATGCCAGCTGATGCGGCAGGTAAAATCGAGACATTCGTAGGTCGCCTGCGTCGCGATCTCGATAATCCACGCGGCTTGCACATGTGGATCGTTTCAGATAACCTGTTAAAAGGCGCGGCATGGAATGCCGTACAAATTGCGGAGGAGCTTGTTGCACGCAATTTAGTATAA
- the dapG gene encoding aspartate kinase: MRILVQKFGGSSLTTADKRERAIAHIRRALDEGFRVCVVVSAMGRKGDPYATDTLLSLIRENGNALGKRETDMLMSCGEIISAATMASMLNAHGVTTTVLTGGQAGILTNNDFTNAQIATINPERIIRELEQDKVVIVTGFQGRTTEWDTTTLGRGGSDTSATALGVALHAEVVDIFTDVEGIMTADPRIVEEARPLSAITYTEICNMAYQGAKVLHPRAVEIAMQTNTPIRVRSTFSDEEGTLVTSVAEANRIAGEVNDRLITGIAHVSNLTQVKVMAKEGQYDLQMKVFKAMAENEISVDFINVNPIGVAYTIHDEMVDKVVTVLNEMGYEPKLARHCAKVSMIGAGMAGVPGVMARIVETLTKEDIQILQSADSHTTIWVLVRETDMVRAVRALHRTFDLDKVRF, from the coding sequence ATGAGAATTCTGGTACAAAAATTCGGCGGTTCGTCTTTGACAACCGCCGATAAGCGTGAACGCGCTATCGCACACATTCGGCGGGCGCTTGATGAAGGCTTTCGGGTGTGTGTCGTCGTGTCCGCGATGGGACGCAAAGGCGACCCGTATGCGACCGATACACTGCTTAGTCTCATTCGAGAGAACGGCAATGCGCTCGGAAAACGCGAGACGGATATGCTGATGAGCTGTGGAGAAATCATTTCGGCAGCTACGATGGCAAGTATGCTCAACGCACACGGGGTAACAACAACGGTTCTAACAGGAGGCCAGGCCGGCATCCTGACGAACAATGACTTCACGAATGCACAGATTGCGACCATTAATCCAGAACGCATCATTCGAGAACTAGAGCAAGACAAGGTCGTAATCGTTACCGGATTTCAGGGAAGAACGACCGAATGGGATACGACAACACTGGGCCGGGGCGGTAGCGATACATCCGCGACAGCACTCGGTGTGGCCTTGCATGCCGAAGTGGTTGATATTTTCACCGATGTAGAAGGCATCATGACAGCAGACCCGCGCATTGTAGAAGAGGCACGTCCGCTCTCGGCGATTACGTATACGGAAATCTGTAACATGGCCTACCAGGGAGCGAAAGTGCTGCATCCACGCGCTGTGGAAATTGCGATGCAGACGAATACACCAATCCGCGTCCGATCTACGTTCTCCGATGAAGAGGGAACACTTGTGACAAGTGTAGCGGAAGCGAATCGGATCGCCGGGGAAGTAAATGATCGTCTCATTACCGGTATCGCACACGTATCCAACCTGACACAGGTAAAGGTTATGGCCAAAGAAGGTCAGTATGACCTGCAGATGAAAGTATTCAAGGCGATGGCAGAGAATGAGATTAGCGTTGATTTCATTAACGTGAATCCAATCGGAGTTGCTTATACAATCCATGATGAAATGGTCGATAAAGTTGTGACTGTTCTCAATGAGATGGGGTATGAGCCTAAGCTTGCACGCCATTGTGCGAAGGTGTCGATGATTGGAGCTGGCATGGCCGGCGTGCCAGGTGTAATGGCGCGCATTGTCGAGACGCTGACAAAAGAAGATATTCAGATTTTACAGTCGGCAGATTCACATACGACGATCTGGGTGCTTGTGCGCGAGACCGATATGGTTAGAGCCGTGCGGGCGCTGCACAGAACGTTTGATTTGGATAAAGTGCGATTTTGA
- the dapA gene encoding 4-hydroxy-tetrahydrodipicolinate synthase, protein MFGRLVTAMVTPFDEQLQVDRAKTEALVEHLIATGTTGLVVAGTTGESPTLTAQEKLDLYRHVVEIVDGRIPVIAGTGSNNTAASIEMTKKAAELGVDAIMLVVPYYNKPSQEGLYQHFKTVAESVQLPVMLYNIPGRSVINMTADTVVRLAEDVTNIVAIKEAGVDLSQMSFIIDRTPDDFTLYTGDDKMTLPCMSVGGHGVISVASHVIGNEMTEMINKFVAGDIAGASALHRKLLPIFEGLFIAANPTPVKEALALQGVQTGGVRLPLVGLTEQEKAYVKSLFA, encoded by the coding sequence ATGTTTGGCAGATTAGTCACAGCGATGGTTACCCCGTTTGACGAGCAGCTTCAGGTAGATCGTGCAAAAACAGAAGCATTAGTAGAGCACTTGATTGCGACCGGTACAACCGGACTTGTTGTAGCTGGCACAACAGGAGAATCTCCAACCCTGACAGCACAAGAGAAGCTTGATCTGTATCGCCATGTGGTTGAGATTGTAGATGGCCGCATTCCGGTTATCGCCGGAACTGGAAGCAACAATACAGCTGCTTCAATTGAAATGACAAAAAAAGCAGCAGAACTGGGCGTAGACGCGATTATGCTTGTGGTTCCATACTACAACAAGCCGTCTCAGGAAGGACTGTATCAGCATTTTAAAACTGTGGCAGAAAGCGTGCAGCTGCCTGTTATGCTGTACAACATTCCGGGCCGCTCTGTTATTAACATGACAGCTGACACGGTTGTAAGACTAGCAGAGGACGTAACAAACATTGTTGCGATCAAAGAAGCAGGTGTAGACTTAAGCCAGATGTCGTTCATTATCGACCGTACGCCGGATGACTTTACGCTGTACACAGGCGATGACAAAATGACGCTGCCATGCATGTCTGTTGGCGGTCATGGTGTCATCAGTGTTGCCAGTCACGTGATCGGAAACGAAATGACGGAGATGATTAACAAGTTTGTCGCAGGTGACATTGCGGGTGCATCCGCATTGCACCGCAAGCTGCTCCCGATCTTCGAAGGATTGTTCATTGCAGCGAATCCGACGCCGGTTAAAGAAGCACTTGCACTGCAAGGCGTACAAACAGGCGGTGTTCGCCTTCCGCTCGTTGGTCTCACTGAGCAGGAAAAAGCATACGTAAAAAGTTTATTCGCATAA
- a CDS encoding ribonuclease J gives MNLSKLNQKALSIFALGGVGEIGKNMYVVQYADDIVVIDAGLKFPEEEMLGIDIVIPDITYLQENKDKVRGILITHGHEDHIGGLSYVLRRMNVPVYATKLTLGLIEGKLKEAGLLGEAKLNLIDNKSEVQLGCFTASFFKTNHSIPDSVGVCLDTPEGVVVHTGDFKFDQTPVNNQNADLAKMAQIGDRGVLALLSDSTNAERPGYTGSEREVGEAIMEQFHKCSGRIIVATFASNIHRIQQVVDAAARYDRKITVIGRSMVNVVNIAVDLGYLNVPEGMLVEPEEINKLPAEQVVILSTGSQGEPMSALTRMARSAHRKVDILPGDTVLIAATPIPGNEKYVARTVDQLYRIGADVVYGSDIHVSGHGSAEELKLMLNLMRPQYFLPIHGEFRMLRQHAILAEQCGVQPENIFMLDNGDTVEIQNNRARYGPKVQSGIVLIDGLGIGDVGNIVLRDRKLLSQDGILVVVVTLSKQNGTILAGPDIISRGFVYVRESEALLDEANRIVGQTLQRCMDENVNEWSSLKTNVRDALGRFLYEQTRRRPMILPIIMEV, from the coding sequence ATGAATTTGTCTAAACTAAACCAGAAAGCTCTGTCGATTTTTGCTCTGGGCGGCGTGGGCGAAATCGGCAAAAACATGTACGTAGTTCAGTACGCGGATGACATCGTAGTAATCGATGCCGGACTGAAATTCCCCGAAGAGGAAATGCTCGGTATTGATATCGTCATCCCGGACATTACGTACTTGCAGGAAAACAAGGACAAGGTACGAGGGATCCTCATTACACACGGTCACGAAGACCACATTGGGGGTCTTTCGTATGTGTTACGCCGCATGAATGTACCCGTATACGCAACTAAGCTAACACTTGGTCTCATCGAAGGAAAGCTGAAAGAAGCGGGACTGCTTGGCGAAGCAAAGTTGAATCTGATTGATAACAAATCAGAAGTACAGCTTGGATGCTTCACAGCTTCGTTCTTTAAAACGAATCACAGCATTCCGGATTCTGTAGGCGTTTGCCTGGATACTCCAGAAGGTGTGGTTGTTCACACAGGTGACTTTAAGTTTGACCAGACGCCGGTGAATAACCAGAATGCAGATCTTGCTAAAATGGCACAGATCGGTGACCGAGGAGTATTAGCCCTTCTGTCCGATAGCACGAATGCGGAGCGCCCAGGTTATACGGGTTCCGAACGTGAAGTAGGCGAGGCGATTATGGAGCAATTCCATAAGTGCAGTGGGCGCATCATCGTTGCGACGTTCGCGTCAAACATTCATCGCATTCAACAGGTTGTAGACGCTGCCGCGCGCTATGACCGCAAAATTACAGTGATTGGCCGCTCGATGGTAAACGTTGTGAACATCGCGGTAGACCTTGGGTACTTGAACGTACCAGAAGGCATGCTTGTTGAACCGGAAGAGATTAATAAGCTCCCGGCTGAACAGGTTGTCATTCTGTCGACAGGCAGCCAGGGTGAGCCAATGTCCGCTCTAACACGGATGGCACGTTCTGCACACCGTAAAGTGGATATTCTTCCGGGAGATACTGTACTCATTGCTGCTACGCCGATCCCAGGCAATGAGAAGTATGTAGCCCGTACGGTAGATCAGCTGTATCGCATCGGAGCCGATGTGGTATACGGCAGTGACATTCACGTATCAGGTCACGGCAGCGCAGAAGAACTGAAGCTGATGCTGAACCTGATGAGACCGCAGTACTTTCTCCCAATTCACGGGGAGTTCCGGATGCTTCGTCAGCACGCCATCCTCGCCGAACAGTGTGGTGTCCAACCGGAAAACATCTTCATGCTCGACAATGGAGATACTGTGGAGATTCAGAATAACCGTGCACGCTATGGCCCGAAAGTTCAATCGGGTATTGTCCTCATCGATGGTCTTGGCATCGGCGATGTCGGCAATATCGTACTGCGTGACCGTAAGCTGTTATCCCAGGATGGAATTTTAGTCGTTGTAGTTACATTGAGCAAGCAAAACGGAACAATTCTCGCAGGACCGGATATTATCTCGCGCGGCTTTGTATATGTCCGCGAGTCGGAAGCACTTCTCGATGAAGCGAATCGCATTGTAGGACAAACGTTGCAGCGCTGCATGGATGAGAATGTGAATGAGTGGTCATCACTGAAAACGAATGTTCGCGACGCGCTGGGCCGCTTCTTGTATGAGCAGACTCGCCGCCGCCCGATGATCCTTCCGATTATTATGGAAGTGTAA
- a CDS encoding DUF1697 domain-containing protein, with the protein MTIYIALLRGINVGGKNIIKMAELKRTFEAMNLSRVQTYIQSGNVLFESEEEKESLRRRIEHEIEAAFGFVVTVVLRTAEELKRIVANCPFSEEEISEAKASSEGESLYVSFLLEEPSQEGIERLEAFKSNGEEYRIVGREVFLLFSHSIRNSKLANNLQKLDVPATVRNWKTINKLVVLASAMES; encoded by the coding sequence ATGACGATTTATATTGCACTGTTACGAGGTATCAATGTAGGTGGAAAGAACATAATCAAGATGGCTGAATTGAAGCGAACGTTTGAAGCAATGAATCTGAGTCGAGTTCAAACGTATATTCAAAGTGGCAACGTTCTCTTCGAATCGGAAGAGGAGAAAGAATCGTTACGCAGGCGGATCGAACATGAGATAGAGGCGGCTTTCGGTTTTGTAGTAACAGTTGTTTTAAGAACGGCCGAGGAGCTGAAAAGGATTGTCGCAAATTGCCCGTTCTCGGAAGAGGAAATCTCTGAAGCTAAGGCATCGTCCGAAGGAGAGAGCCTATATGTCTCGTTTTTGCTTGAAGAGCCTTCGCAGGAAGGGATTGAGCGGCTAGAGGCTTTCAAAAGTAACGGAGAAGAGTATCGAATTGTGGGTCGAGAGGTCTTCCTTTTATTCAGTCATAGTATACGTAATTCTAAGCTTGCCAACAACCTTCAGAAGCTAGATGTCCCAGCGACCGTACGCAACTGGAAAACGATAAACAAGCTCGTAGTCCTGGCAAGTGCAATGGAGAGTTAA
- a CDS encoding LysR family transcriptional regulator, translated as MNNDWLHSFIDVAEHKSLSKAAEKRNLSQPAISKQIHNLETSLGVLLFQRSSTGVELTEAGKFFLKRITPVLSELTIIQHELQQFQDSPNIKIGALPSLASYYLPFRLKDLHLNQRPIQITIEHASANLVHSVKTGELDAALVESHYVQEPLISYKLFTESYYAIFPLAHSFHGRSSVTIADIHKEPLVIHPDQCSTRQYIAKHFQHLGYEMNIVAEVAFEQYILGSVAAGTGITILPELVAKYIGHLPLFALPITDFESTRTICLATRSAKIGHQLYEALVI; from the coding sequence ATGAATAACGACTGGCTGCATAGTTTCATAGACGTAGCGGAGCATAAAAGTTTATCTAAAGCTGCCGAAAAGCGTAATCTTTCCCAACCTGCAATTAGCAAACAAATCCACAATTTAGAGACATCGCTCGGTGTATTACTGTTTCAACGTTCCTCTACAGGGGTAGAATTAACAGAAGCCGGGAAGTTTTTTCTAAAACGAATTACTCCCGTTTTATCTGAACTTACGATCATTCAACATGAGTTACAACAATTCCAAGACAGTCCAAATATCAAGATCGGTGCCTTACCAAGCTTGGCTTCCTATTATCTACCTTTTCGACTAAAAGACCTTCATCTCAATCAGCGTCCTATCCAGATTACTATCGAACATGCTTCTGCCAATCTTGTTCATTCTGTAAAAACAGGAGAACTAGACGCTGCTCTTGTTGAGTCGCATTATGTGCAGGAGCCACTTATAAGCTATAAGTTGTTTACTGAGAGTTATTATGCGATCTTCCCTTTGGCTCACTCTTTCCATGGTCGCAGTTCTGTTACGATTGCAGATATTCATAAGGAGCCACTCGTCATACACCCTGACCAATGCAGCACGCGACAATATATTGCGAAACATTTTCAACATCTTGGTTATGAGATGAATATTGTAGCAGAAGTAGCATTTGAGCAATATATTCTTGGTTCTGTTGCGGCAGGAACAGGAATTACTATTTTGCCAGAACTCGTCGCAAAATATATTGGACATCTTCCTCTGTTCGCTTTGCCTATCACTGATTTTGAAAGTACACGAACGATCTGTCTTGCTACTCGTTCTGCAAAAATTGGGCATCAATTATATGAAGCACTCGTGATTTAA
- a CDS encoding DMT family transporter gives MKSHPLWKGVSLCLITGIAWGGQFPVAGSILQHINPFYFALIRYGVASVLFLLLLLFAEGPGSFRLEGKGIKLWILGSMGFAAYNFLVFPGQKMAGASGAVLTSVMMGFSPLISVMVIMVYKKIKPPLFTVCCICTGFIGVFMVVTKGDISGLLSAGGNGMSFVLILLGVICSVIYTIGGGMFSGWSSLRYTALTCLLGTGTILVVVVLGTWIGVLAVPRVDQLQANIWSLAYMIVIAGVLAFLCWNEGNKILSPINASLFINLVPIVSVMISVIQGYAIRSIEIIGASITISALFLNNLYQRNGTRMVALMNGVRGKKG, from the coding sequence ATGAAGTCGCATCCATTATGGAAGGGTGTTTCATTATGCTTGATTACAGGTATAGCATGGGGAGGACAATTTCCTGTAGCCGGGAGCATACTACAACACATCAATCCATTTTATTTTGCGTTAATTAGATACGGAGTGGCCTCTGTTCTATTTTTATTGTTATTGCTGTTTGCGGAAGGTCCTGGATCATTTCGGCTAGAAGGAAAAGGGATAAAGCTATGGATTTTAGGGTCCATGGGATTTGCAGCATACAATTTTCTTGTGTTTCCCGGACAGAAAATGGCTGGGGCATCGGGAGCGGTGTTAACTTCTGTGATGATGGGATTTTCACCGCTCATAAGTGTAATGGTCATCATGGTATATAAGAAGATAAAACCACCTCTTTTTACAGTTTGTTGCATATGTACAGGTTTTATCGGGGTATTTATGGTGGTAACGAAAGGGGACATCAGTGGGCTTTTATCCGCAGGTGGGAATGGTATGTCATTCGTACTGATTCTTCTTGGTGTTATTTGTTCGGTGATTTACACCATTGGGGGTGGGATGTTTTCCGGATGGTCTTCGCTTCGTTATACTGCACTGACTTGTCTGCTAGGAACAGGAACAATACTGGTTGTGGTTGTACTAGGGACATGGATAGGAGTGCTAGCTGTTCCTCGTGTAGATCAATTGCAAGCGAATATCTGGTCACTCGCCTACATGATTGTGATTGCTGGAGTTTTAGCTTTTCTTTGCTGGAATGAAGGAAATAAGATTCTTTCCCCCATAAATGCGTCATTATTTATAAACCTGGTGCCTATCGTATCTGTTATGATATCGGTTATTCAAGGATATGCGATTCGATCAATTGAGATCATAGGGGCAAGCATAACGATTTCAGCTTTGTTTTTAAATAATTTATATCAGAGGAACGGGACGAGAATGGTAGCACTAATGAATGGGGTAAGAGGTAAGAAAGGTTGA
- a CDS encoding PadR family transcriptional regulator has translation MNRHKLLPLTETMSYIMLALQEPAHGYVIMQKAEEMSGGDVRLAAGTLYGAIENLMKHELIERVETEDARRKVYVLTDKGREILQLDMQRMQHIINVYRGGNINEEI, from the coding sequence ATGAATAGACATAAATTATTGCCATTAACCGAAACGATGAGTTACATTATGCTGGCATTGCAAGAGCCTGCACACGGCTATGTCATTATGCAAAAGGCCGAGGAAATGAGTGGCGGTGACGTACGGCTTGCTGCTGGAACTTTATACGGTGCGATTGAAAATTTAATGAAGCATGAACTGATTGAACGTGTCGAAACAGAGGATGCCCGAAGAAAAGTCTATGTTTTAACGGACAAAGGAAGGGAAATTTTACAGCTAGATATGCAAAGAATGCAGCATATCATCAATGTTTACAGAGGAGGAAATATAAATGAAGAAATTTAA
- a CDS encoding DUF2812 domain-containing protein: MKKFKWFVDIRKEEAWLNEQLKKGYELVKVSSLGYYQFQKTTDTNQVIKLDCQKHWTKEKLETYIDLYEEFGWKHVAGSRFSSVHYWIKEQDGHDELFSDSPSAGAMLHRMASYYFMMFAALLILIPSEGGKLLYLNPKAAYLTPGLWERQGSHFVQSFLFETPFAFMRFGSTWLLIIMTVFFAIKYTKCKKQEKTFVE, from the coding sequence ATGAAGAAATTTAAGTGGTTTGTCGATATTCGTAAAGAAGAAGCTTGGCTTAATGAGCAACTGAAAAAGGGCTATGAATTGGTAAAAGTAAGTTCGTTAGGCTATTATCAATTCCAAAAAACAACGGATACGAATCAGGTCATTAAATTAGACTGTCAAAAACATTGGACAAAGGAAAAGTTAGAAACATACATCGACCTATATGAAGAGTTTGGCTGGAAACATGTTGCTGGCAGCCGATTTAGTTCTGTTCATTATTGGATCAAAGAGCAGGATGGTCATGATGAATTGTTCTCAGATTCACCATCAGCGGGCGCGATGCTGCATCGAATGGCTAGCTATTACTTTATGATGTTCGCAGCATTGTTGATCCTCATTCCTTCAGAAGGTGGAAAACTACTCTATTTGAATCCAAAGGCTGCTTACTTAACACCAGGATTATGGGAAAGACAAGGGAGCCATTTTGTTCAGTCCTTTTTATTTGAAACTCCGTTTGCCTTCATGCGTTTCGGTTCTACCTGGCTGTTAATCATCATGACAGTATTCTTTGCAATCAAATATACGAAGTGTAAAAAACAAGAAAAAACATTTGTTGAATAA
- a CDS encoding sensor histidine kinase gives MEEQIDEIEQMTNTALDQVRKIAVELRPSVLDDLGLIPAIRSYIQRYGQVYGIHVELKTDEKQRRYESNVETVLYRVCQEALTNIAKHSGTTHALVNIHHDKEYIIMSIEDYGKGFDSKQYKPNGTNLGLFGMKERAHLVNGSVEVISSPGKGTTVQIIIPYKEQNDAQSE, from the coding sequence TTGGAAGAGCAAATTGATGAAATCGAACAGATGACCAATACGGCATTAGATCAGGTGAGAAAAATTGCAGTGGAGCTTCGGCCATCTGTTTTGGATGATTTGGGGTTGATTCCGGCTATCCGCTCTTATATTCAGCGCTATGGACAGGTATATGGAATTCATGTTGAGTTAAAAACAGACGAAAAACAACGAAGATATGAATCGAATGTAGAGACCGTACTATATAGGGTATGTCAGGAAGCACTGACGAACATAGCTAAACATTCAGGAACAACTCACGCGCTGGTAAATATTCATCATGATAAAGAGTATATAATTATGAGTATAGAGGATTATGGGAAAGGGTTTGACTCGAAACAATACAAACCCAATGGAACAAATCTTGGTCTATTCGGAATGAAGGAACGTGCGCATTTAGTAAATGGTTCGGTGGAAGTCATTTCGAGTCCTGGCAAAGGGACAACCGTTCAAATCATTATTCCGTATAAAGAACAGAACGATGCGCAGAGCGAGTGA
- a CDS encoding DNA cytosine methyltransferase gives MIFRKGEFFNGPGGLALGASWAEVIDSMGEEFRVVHQWSNDICEYACQTYRNNICSDRPETVIQGPVQEIDIESLPPIDAFSFGFPCNDYSNVGEKKGMEGEYGPLYSYGVRVLRHHRPQWFIAENVSGLQSANEGKAFLKILSELEGAGYDIVPHLYKFEEYGVPQTRHRIIIVGIRRDLNLKFKIPAPTHLNQYETAERALTEPPIDAEAPNHEFTRHTKKVIEMLDSIPEGGNAWHEAIPEHLRLNVKGARMSQIYRRLRADAPAYTVTGSGGGGTHVYHWSESRALTNRERARLQTFPDDFVFEGGKEKVRQQVGMAVPPLGAKVIVEAILKTFAGIPYEHIEPKWNIDEMIKNFREEEKNEEIKKEKEEGQIALSLSEV, from the coding sequence ATGATTTTCCGAAAAGGAGAGTTTTTCAATGGTCCTGGGGGACTTGCGCTTGGAGCAAGCTGGGCTGAAGTTATAGATAGTATGGGAGAAGAATTTAGGGTAGTTCATCAGTGGTCTAATGACATTTGTGAGTATGCATGCCAAACTTATAGGAACAATATCTGCTCGGATAGACCGGAAACGGTCATTCAAGGTCCTGTTCAGGAGATAGATATTGAAAGTCTTCCTCCGATTGATGCCTTTTCCTTTGGTTTTCCCTGCAATGATTACAGCAATGTTGGGGAGAAGAAAGGAATGGAGGGAGAATACGGCCCTTTATATTCATATGGTGTGAGGGTATTAAGGCATCATAGACCTCAATGGTTTATTGCAGAGAATGTTAGTGGGCTTCAGAGTGCAAACGAAGGAAAAGCCTTTCTTAAAATTTTATCCGAGCTTGAGGGCGCGGGATACGATATTGTACCGCATCTTTATAAATTTGAAGAATACGGCGTTCCGCAGACAAGACACAGAATTATCATTGTAGGTATCCGCCGAGATTTAAATTTAAAGTTTAAGATCCCGGCTCCAACACACCTAAATCAATATGAGACAGCAGAAAGAGCTCTTACAGAACCGCCAATTGATGCAGAGGCGCCTAATCATGAATTTACTCGACATACTAAAAAAGTAATTGAAATGCTTGATTCGATTCCGGAAGGTGGAAATGCATGGCATGAAGCTATACCTGAACACCTGAGACTGAATGTAAAAGGTGCTCGGATGAGTCAAATCTATAGAAGGCTTCGTGCAGATGCTCCTGCATATACCGTTACAGGAAGCGGCGGTGGTGGAACCCACGTCTATCACTGGAGTGAATCCCGTGCATTAACAAACAGAGAGCGTGCAAGACTGCAAACATTCCCGGATGATTTCGTGTTTGAAGGAGGAAAAGAAAAGGTTCGCCAGCAGGTCGGTATGGCTGTTCCTCCGTTAGGTGCCAAGGTAATTGTAGAAGCTATATTAAAAACTTTTGCCGGTATACCATATGAGCATATAGAGCCTAAATGGAATATTGATGAGATGATAAAGAACTTTAGAGAAGAAGAAAAGAATGAAGAAATTAAGAAAGAGAAAGAAGAAGGGCAGATCGCTCTTTCACTCTCAGAAGTATAA